Proteins encoded in a region of the Peromyscus leucopus breed LL Stock chromosome 15, UCI_PerLeu_2.1, whole genome shotgun sequence genome:
- the LOC114698204 gene encoding putative ATP-dependent RNA helicase Pl10: MSHVPEEDELGLDQQLAGLDLNSPDGQGGGSAASSKGRYIPPHLRNREAAKAPYDKDGTRWSKDKDAYSSFGSRSDTRAKSSFFGDRGSGSRGRFDDRGRSDYEGVGGRGGGGGGGGRSGFGKFERGGNSRWCDKADEDDWSKPLPPSERLEQELFSGGNTGINFEKYDDIPVEATGNNCPPHIESFSDVEMGEIIMGNIELTRYTRPTPVQKHAIPIIKEKRDLMACAQTGSGKTAAFLLPILSQIYTDGPGEALRAVKENGKYGRRKQYPISLVLAPTRELAVQIYEEARKFSYRSRVRPCVVYGGADIGQQIRDLERGCHLLVATPGRLVDMMERGKIGLDFCKYLVLDEADRMLDMGFEPQIRRIVEQDTMPPKGVRHTMMFSATFPKEIQMLARDFLDEYIFLAVGRVGSTSENITQKVVWVEEADKRSFLLDLLNATGKDSLILVFVETKKGADSLEDFLYHEGYACTSIHGDRSQRDREEALHQFRSGKSPILVATAVAARGLDISNVKHVINFDLPSDIEEYVHRIGRTGRVGNLGLATSFFNERNINITKDLLDLLVEAKQEVPSWLENMAFEHHYKGGSRGRSKSRFSGGFGARDYRQSSGASSSSFSSSRASNSRSGGGSHGSSRGFGGGSYGGFYNSDGYGGNYSSQGVDWWGN; encoded by the coding sequence ATGAGTCATGTGCCGGAGGAAGATGAGCTCGGGCTGGACCAGCAGTTGGCTGGCCTAGACCTGAACTCTCCCGACGGCCAGGGCGGAGGGAGCGCCGCCAGCAGCAAAGGGCGCTACATCCCTCCTCACCTCCGCAACCGGGAGGCCGCCAAGGCGCCCTACGACAAAGACGGCACCCGGTGGAGTAAAGACAAGGATGCCTACAGCAGCTTCGGCTCCCGCAGCGACACGAGGGCCAAGTCGAGTTTCTTCGGGGACCGCGGAAGTGGGTCGCGGGGAAGGTTTGATGACCGCGGGCGGAGTGACTATGAGGGCGTTGGCGGccgtggaggaggaggaggaggaggaggccgaaGCGGCTTTGGCAAATTTGAACGGGGTGGGAACAGTCGCTGGTGTGACAAGGCGGACGAAGATGACTGGTCTAAACCGCTCCCACCAAGCGAACGCTTGGAACAGGAACTCTTTTCTGGAGGCAATACTGGGATTAACTTTGAGAAGTACGATGACATTCCGGTTGAGGCGACAGGGAACAACTGCCCTCCACATATTGAAAGTTTCAGTGATGTTGAGATGGGAGAAATTATTATGGGAAACATTGAGCTTACGCGTTATACACGCCCAACTCCAGTGCAAAAGCATGCTATTCCTATTATCAAGGAGAAAAGAGACTTGATGGCTTGTGCCCAAACAGGGTCTGGAAAAACGGCAGCTTTTCTTTTACCCATCTTGAGTCAGATCTATACAGATGGCCCAGGTGAGGCTTTGAGGGCCGTGAAGGAGAATGGAAAGTATGGGCGTCGCAAACAGTACCCAATCTCCTTGGTCCTGGCTCCAACCAGAGAATTGGCAGTGCAGATCTATGAGGAGGCCAGGAAGTTCTCTTACCGCTCTCGAGTTCGTCCTTGCGTGGTGTATGGCGGTGCTGATATTGGGCAGCAGATTCGAGACTTGGAACGTGGATGTCATTTGTTAGTAGCCACTCCAGGACGGCTAGTGGATATGATGGAGAGAGGCAAGATCGGGCTAGACTTCTGCAAATACTTGGTGTTAGATGAAGCGGATCGGATGCTGGACATGGGCTTTGAGCCTCAGATTCGAAGAATAGTTGAGCAAGACACCATGCCTCCAAAAGGTGTCCGCCATACTATGATGTTTAGTGCTACCTTTCCTAAGGAAATACAGATGCTGGCTCGTGATTTCTTGGATGAATATATCTTTCTGGCTGTAGGAAGAGTCGGGTCTACTTCTGAGAACATCACACAGAAAGTCGTGTGGGTGGAAGAAGCAGACAAGCGGTCATTTCTGCTTGACCTCCTGAATGCAACAGGAAAGGATTCCCTGATATTGGTGTTTGTGGAGACCAAAAAGGGTGCAGATTCCCTGGAGGATTTCTTATACCATGAAGGATATGCTTGTACCAGTATCCATGGAGACCGATCTCAGCGAGATAGGGAAGAGGCCCTTCACCAGTTCCGATCAGGCAAAAGTCCAATTCTCGTGGCTACCGCAGTAGCTGCAAGAGGACTGGATATTTCCAATGTGAAACACGTCATCAATTTTGACTTGCCCAGTGACATCGAAGAATATGTGCATCGCATTGGCCGAACAGGTCGTGTCGGAAACCTTGGCCTTGCCACCTCATTCTTCAATGAGAGGAACATAAATATTACCAAAGATTTATTGGATCTTCTTGTTGAAGCAAAGCAGGAAGTACCATCTTGGCTAGAAAACATGGCTTTTGAACACCATTACAAGGGTGGCAGTCGTGGACGGTCCAAGAGCAGATTTAGTGGAGGATTTGGTGCCAGAGACTATCGACAAAGTAGCGGTGCCAGCAGTTCCAGCTTCAGCAGCAGCCGTGCTAGCAACAGTCGCAGTGGTGGAGGCAGCCACGGCAGCAGTAGAGGGTTTGGTGGAGGTAGCTATGGAGGCTTTTACAACAGTGATGGATATGGAGGAAATTATAGCTCCCAGGGGGTTGACTGGTGGGGTAACTGA